Proteins encoded in a region of the Chloroflexota bacterium genome:
- a CDS encoding PIN domain nuclease, with amino-acid sequence MTLVRIEMVLRLVGGVIAALAVAEVERSALTPMPSFLAPWPYLLTVIIGTGAVAAFVLAFALTPALTTRPFFWALARTTEMPASDVLAAAVGAVLGLLVGVLVAIPLSYLPWYLGSFLPIGASLALAYLGVTAMLAHKKELLPLVPGSKMKDEPAPVATDSVRPCVVDTSSIIDGRIADIGLTGFIPGPLLVPRFVLRELQHIADSADAMRRARGRRGLDILNKLQKDATVPLVIHEDDGEPGIEVDALLVQLARKLNCPIITNDYNLNRVAGLQGVRVLNVNELANAVKSIVLPGQEMSIKVIQEGKEVGQGVGYLEDGTMVVVENGRRGLGTTATVVVSRVLQTAAGRMVFAHLRSAGANEPPARDGTNG; translated from the coding sequence ATGACTCTCGTACGCATCGAAATGGTGCTACGGCTCGTGGGTGGTGTGATCGCTGCCCTCGCAGTTGCCGAGGTGGAGCGCAGCGCCCTGACGCCCATGCCCTCGTTCCTCGCCCCCTGGCCTTATCTGCTCACCGTTATCATCGGAACGGGCGCCGTCGCTGCCTTCGTCCTCGCCTTCGCGCTGACCCCTGCCCTGACCACCAGACCGTTCTTCTGGGCGCTCGCTCGGACCACCGAGATGCCCGCAAGCGATGTCCTGGCGGCGGCAGTCGGTGCGGTCCTCGGACTGCTCGTCGGCGTCCTGGTCGCGATCCCGCTGTCCTACCTGCCCTGGTACCTGGGAAGCTTTCTGCCCATCGGGGCGAGCCTCGCGCTCGCCTATCTCGGCGTGACCGCCATGCTGGCCCACAAGAAGGAGCTGCTGCCGCTCGTCCCCGGCTCGAAGATGAAGGACGAGCCGGCCCCGGTGGCGACGGACAGCGTCCGTCCGTGCGTTGTCGATACCAGCAGCATCATCGACGGCCGCATCGCCGACATCGGCCTGACCGGGTTCATACCAGGACCGCTGCTGGTGCCGCGCTTCGTCCTCCGCGAGCTGCAGCACATCGCCGATTCAGCGGATGCCATGCGGCGGGCGCGCGGCCGGCGCGGCCTCGACATCCTCAACAAGCTCCAGAAGGACGCCACCGTCCCACTCGTCATCCACGAGGATGATGGCGAGCCGGGCATCGAGGTCGATGCGCTGCTGGTGCAGCTCGCCCGCAAGCTGAACTGCCCGATCATCACCAACGACTACAACCTCAACCGCGTGGCCGGCCTCCAGGGCGTCCGCGTGCTGAACGTCAACGAGCTGGCGAACGCCGTCAAGTCGATCGTGCTGCCCGGCCAGGAGATGAGCATCAAGGTCATCCAGGAGGGCAAGGAGGTCGGCCAGGGCGTCGGCTACCTCGAAGACGGCACCATGGTGGTGGTGGAGAACGGGCGGCGCGGCCTCGGCACGACGGCCACCGTGGTCGTCTCCCGGGTGCTGCAGACGGCAGCCGGACGGATGGTCTTCGCCCACCTGCGCTCGGCCGGGGCCAACGAGCCACCCGCCCGAGACGGCACAAACGGGTGA
- the ispD gene encoding 2-C-methyl-D-erythritol 4-phosphate cytidylyltransferase has protein sequence MIGGDLVGAILVAAGRSTRMGFDKLWADLGGRPVLSWSLSTLAACPALDRLVVVSSDERQDETWRLVGRSVPARLRPRTVLGGERRRDSVAAGLDALAECAWVLIHDAARPFITERLVVRGLAEVQETGACVAALPARDTIKRVDAARNVLETPPRAQLWTVQTPQLFRMDLLRRAMAAVDEDATDEAALIEQVGGTVRVFEGEVKGFKITTPEDLEIARALLAASGVSSEDVGPR, from the coding sequence GTGATCGGCGGCGATCTCGTCGGCGCGATCCTCGTCGCGGCCGGCCGCAGCACGCGCATGGGCTTCGACAAGCTCTGGGCCGACCTCGGCGGTCGGCCCGTGCTGTCCTGGAGCCTGTCCACCCTGGCCGCCTGCCCGGCGCTCGACCGCCTGGTGGTGGTGTCCAGCGACGAGCGGCAAGATGAGACGTGGCGGCTGGTCGGACGGTCCGTGCCGGCCCGGCTGCGCCCCCGGACCGTCCTGGGCGGAGAGCGGCGGCGCGACTCGGTGGCGGCCGGCCTGGACGCGCTCGCCGAGTGCGCCTGGGTGCTGATCCACGACGCCGCACGCCCGTTCATCACCGAGCGGCTCGTCGTGCGGGGACTGGCCGAAGTCCAGGAGACCGGCGCCTGCGTGGCCGCCTTGCCCGCGCGGGACACCATCAAGCGGGTGGACGCCGCACGCAACGTGCTGGAGACGCCGCCGCGCGCGCAGCTCTGGACCGTCCAGACGCCGCAACTGTTCCGGATGGACCTGCTCCGACGGGCCATGGCCGCTGTCGACGAGGATGCCACCGACGAAGCCGCCTTGATCGAGCAGGTTGGGGGAACGGTCCGCGTCTTTGAAGGCGAGGTCAAGGGCTTCAAGATCACCACGCCCGAGGATCTGGAGATCGCGCGGGCGCTGCTGGCCGCGTCGGGCGTCTCGTCCGAAGACGTGGGGCCGCGGTGA
- a CDS encoding 2-C-methyl-D-erythritol 2,4-cyclodiphosphate synthase has protein sequence MTARHPNLPRVGTGLDVHALAAGRRLVLGGVEIPHTHGLAGHSDGDALVHAVVDALLGAANRGDIGQWFPSSDQRWAGADSIEMLRTVAQTLAAEGWSIGNVDATVIAQRPRIGPHIAAMRERLADALGVPADAVSVKATTTDHLGALGRAEGIAAQAVALLVRA, from the coding sequence ATGACCGCACGACATCCGAACCTGCCTCGGGTCGGGACCGGGCTGGACGTGCATGCGTTGGCGGCAGGCCGGCGGCTGGTGCTGGGCGGCGTCGAGATCCCACACACCCACGGGCTGGCCGGCCACTCTGACGGCGATGCGCTGGTACATGCCGTCGTGGACGCGCTGCTCGGGGCGGCCAATCGCGGCGATATCGGCCAGTGGTTCCCCTCGTCGGATCAGCGATGGGCGGGAGCGGACAGCATCGAGATGCTGCGAACCGTGGCGCAGACGCTGGCGGCTGAAGGCTGGAGCATCGGCAACGTCGATGCGACGGTGATCGCGCAGCGGCCGCGCATCGGCCCACACATCGCCGCCATGCGCGAGCGGCTCGCCGACGCGCTCGGCGTGCCCGCGGACGCTGTGAGCGTCAAGGCCACCACCACCGATCATCTTGGGGCGCTGGGCCGCGCCGAGGGGATCGCGGCCCAGGCGGTGGCGCTGCTGGTGCGCGCCTGA
- a CDS encoding aspartate aminotransferase family protein, which translates to MVQQTREVTRAEQYFEEAKKVLPGGVTAAARIHRGTGLPFVAARGKGSRVWDVDGKEYIDFCTSFGASLLGHGHPDVVAAVEEALARGILCSFEMEEQGEAARRLTEMVPSAELVRFTTSGTETTWHAIRTARMYTGRDIIVKFEGHFHGYHDYLGYSTWPDPEQAGPFESPATLPESGGIPAGLQSYVTVLPFNDPETLERTLRARAHEIAAVIMEPINFNSGGIIPTPEFLQAVRSLTKELDIVLIFDEILSGFRTGSSCAQGYLGVTPDMCTLGKAIGGGLALSAFAGSREVMGAVSPLGGAVHSGTFNAHPLPILAANAFLKLAEQASFWEHFERLQERLYPNLRDIFQQAGLPVQVQGVGNRFCLNYGLEAEPTNYRDSMKYDKALAARFQAVAQEEGVYLHSLWHSGLSAMHTLEDIDLALERLERAAKRVAAGTA; encoded by the coding sequence ATGGTGCAGCAAACCCGCGAAGTGACCCGCGCAGAGCAGTACTTCGAAGAGGCCAAGAAGGTCCTTCCCGGCGGCGTCACCGCGGCGGCCCGCATCCATCGCGGGACTGGCCTGCCGTTCGTGGCGGCGCGCGGCAAGGGCTCCCGCGTCTGGGACGTGGACGGCAAGGAGTACATCGACTTCTGTACGTCCTTCGGCGCGAGCCTGCTCGGGCACGGCCACCCAGACGTCGTGGCGGCCGTCGAGGAGGCGTTGGCACGTGGGATCCTCTGCTCGTTCGAGATGGAGGAGCAGGGCGAGGCGGCCCGTCGCCTGACGGAGATGGTCCCGAGCGCCGAGCTGGTCCGCTTCACGACCTCCGGCACCGAGACGACCTGGCACGCGATCCGCACCGCGCGCATGTACACCGGCCGCGACATCATCGTGAAGTTCGAGGGGCACTTCCACGGCTATCACGACTACCTGGGCTACAGCACCTGGCCGGACCCCGAGCAGGCCGGCCCGTTCGAGAGTCCGGCCACCCTGCCAGAGAGCGGCGGCATCCCGGCCGGCCTCCAGAGCTACGTGACGGTCCTCCCCTTCAACGATCCCGAGACGCTGGAGCGTACACTGCGCGCCCGTGCGCACGAGATCGCCGCTGTCATCATGGAGCCGATCAACTTCAACTCGGGCGGCATCATCCCGACCCCGGAGTTCCTTCAGGCCGTCCGCAGCCTGACGAAGGAGCTAGACATCGTCCTGATCTTCGACGAGATCCTCTCGGGGTTCCGCACGGGGTCGAGCTGCGCCCAGGGCTACCTCGGCGTCACGCCGGATATGTGTACGTTGGGCAAGGCCATCGGCGGCGGCCTCGCGCTCAGCGCGTTCGCCGGCAGCCGCGAGGTCATGGGGGCCGTCTCGCCGCTGGGCGGGGCCGTCCACAGCGGCACTTTCAACGCGCACCCGTTGCCGATCCTGGCCGCGAACGCGTTCCTCAAGCTGGCAGAGCAGGCCAGCTTCTGGGAGCATTTCGAGCGGCTCCAGGAGCGGCTCTACCCGAACCTGCGCGACATCTTCCAGCAGGCGGGCCTGCCGGTCCAGGTGCAGGGCGTCGGCAACCGGTTCTGCCTGAACTACGGCCTGGAAGCGGAGCCGACGAACTACCGCGACTCGATGAAGTACGACAAGGCCCTGGCTGCCCGCTTCCAGGCGGTTGCCCAGGAGGAGGGCGTCTACCTCCATTCGCTGTGGCACTCCGGCCTCTCGGCGATGCACACCCTGGAGGACATCGACCTCGCGCTGGAGCGGCTGGAGCGCGCCGCGAAGCGGGTGGCCGCCGGCACGGCCTGA
- a CDS encoding PspA/IM30 family protein, with translation MLNPISRFFGLLGRLFESGSERIEDPTYALERAFSQQMKALDETRRGRLELETINARLEIEARQLADGVGACQEQARRALVAGRDDLARISLARREELDEQLSRTQSERERLDHERQGLHRQETELAGAVQSFRSRKEVLKAQYGATQARLRVGEALTGYSRTVTSVGQDVRRFEDRLLTIQARTRALETVAIGPALGSVMAPSYVDRELAIVSMPPRIEEALDRLRDELGLPAPHHTVEVKAVPAPAAAQPERAPAETITPVEAVTPVVASKPVVASKPVEATL, from the coding sequence ATGCTGAACCCGATCAGTCGATTCTTCGGGCTGTTGGGCCGGCTCTTCGAGAGCGGCTCCGAGCGGATCGAAGACCCGACCTACGCGCTGGAGCGGGCGTTCTCGCAGCAGATGAAGGCGCTCGACGAGACGCGGCGCGGCCGGCTCGAGCTGGAGACGATCAATGCCCGCCTGGAGATCGAGGCCCGGCAGCTTGCCGACGGCGTGGGTGCGTGCCAGGAGCAGGCGCGGCGGGCGCTGGTGGCGGGCCGCGACGACCTTGCCAGGATCTCGCTGGCGCGCCGCGAGGAGCTTGACGAGCAGCTTTCCCGCACCCAGTCCGAGCGTGAGCGGCTGGATCACGAGCGCCAGGGCCTGCACCGTCAGGAGACCGAGCTTGCCGGGGCCGTCCAGTCGTTCCGCTCGCGCAAGGAAGTCCTCAAGGCCCAGTACGGTGCGACGCAGGCCCGCTTGCGCGTCGGCGAGGCGCTGACCGGCTACAGTCGGACCGTCACCAGCGTCGGCCAGGACGTGCGGCGCTTCGAGGACAGACTGCTCACGATCCAGGCGCGCACCCGCGCCCTGGAGACGGTGGCCATCGGGCCGGCGCTCGGCAGCGTGATGGCGCCCAGCTACGTCGACCGTGAGCTGGCCATCGTCTCAATGCCGCCGCGCATCGAGGAGGCGCTCGATCGACTGCGCGACGAGCTTGGCTTGCCCGCGCCACACCATACCGTCGAGGTGAAGGCCGTGCCCGCGCCGGCCGCCGCACAACCTGAGCGCGCGCCGGCCGAGACCATCACGCCCGTGGAAGCTGTCACGCCCGTGGTGGCTAGCAAGCCCGTGGTGGCTAGCAAGCCCGTGGAGGCAACCCTGTGA
- a CDS encoding rhomboid family intramembrane serine protease: MVQGVIVLVALVAITWTLEILDWIVPGRWMDSFGIHPRSLSGLFGILLAPFLHGSFAHLSANTIPFLTLGFLVMLRGMGTFIGVSLLVMVLGGLGVWLLAPGNTVHIGASGLIFGYIGYLLARGYFERSFGSLAIALLVAVLYGGALWGVLPSDPRISWQGHLFGFLAGVSTAGVLRPQHTAAL; the protein is encoded by the coding sequence ATGGTGCAAGGCGTGATCGTCCTGGTGGCGCTCGTCGCGATCACCTGGACGCTGGAGATTCTCGACTGGATCGTGCCGGGCCGCTGGATGGACTCGTTCGGGATTCACCCGCGCAGCCTGAGCGGGCTGTTCGGCATCTTGCTGGCGCCGTTCCTGCACGGCAGCTTCGCGCACCTCAGCGCCAACACGATCCCCTTCCTGACACTCGGCTTCCTGGTGATGCTGCGGGGCATGGGGACGTTTATCGGCGTCTCGTTGCTGGTGATGGTGCTTGGCGGGCTGGGCGTCTGGCTGCTGGCGCCGGGCAACACCGTCCACATCGGCGCGAGCGGCCTGATCTTCGGGTACATCGGGTATCTGCTGGCGCGCGGCTACTTCGAGCGCAGCTTTGGCTCGCTGGCCATCGCGCTGCTGGTGGCCGTACTCTACGGCGGCGCGCTCTGGGGCGTCCTGCCGAGCGACCCCCGCATCTCCTGGCAAGGCCACCTGTTCGGGTTCCTGGCCGGCGTCTCGACGGCCGGAGTGCTCCGGCCGCAGCACACCGCCGCCCTGTAG
- a CDS encoding LLM class flavin-dependent oxidoreductase, whose amino-acid sequence MGVPTTIPGTPGDLLLEWARRADASGFSSLSFIDRIAYDNYEVMTTLAAMAAVTANVRLLPAVILGTTRSAGLLAKQATTVDRLSNGRLSLGLGIGARTSDYDAVDLTFHDRGRRFDEQLATLRRLWRGEPFSETVGPIGPAPVQPGGPELLIGAFAPSALKRVGQYADGYIGVRTPPDIAACFKLVEEGWREFGRAGRPRFVALNAYALGPDARERGQATVRHYYAYWPERVDFIAESTLTTPESIRDWVQACEQIGVDEVLLNPTIADLDQVARLRDVV is encoded by the coding sequence ATCGGCGTGCCGACCACCATCCCCGGAACCCCAGGCGACCTGCTGCTGGAGTGGGCGCGGCGAGCAGACGCCAGCGGCTTCAGCAGCCTGAGCTTCATCGACCGGATCGCCTACGACAACTACGAGGTGATGACGACCCTGGCCGCGATGGCCGCCGTGACCGCCAACGTACGACTCCTGCCAGCCGTCATCCTCGGCACCACGCGGAGCGCCGGGCTGCTCGCCAAGCAGGCCACGACGGTGGATCGCCTCTCGAACGGGCGGCTCTCGCTGGGGTTGGGCATCGGGGCGCGCACCAGTGACTACGACGCCGTTGACCTGACCTTCCACGACCGTGGCAGGCGCTTCGACGAGCAGCTTGCCACGCTCAGGCGGCTCTGGCGCGGCGAGCCGTTCTCGGAGACGGTCGGTCCGATTGGCCCGGCTCCGGTCCAGCCGGGCGGCCCCGAGCTGCTGATCGGGGCGTTCGCGCCATCGGCCCTGAAGCGGGTCGGGCAGTACGCGGATGGGTACATCGGCGTGCGGACGCCGCCGGACATCGCCGCCTGCTTCAAGCTGGTGGAGGAGGGCTGGCGCGAGTTCGGGCGCGCTGGCCGGCCGCGCTTCGTGGCGCTCAACGCCTACGCGCTCGGGCCAGACGCCCGGGAACGCGGGCAGGCCACCGTGCGTCACTACTACGCCTACTGGCCGGAACGGGTGGACTTCATCGCCGAGAGCACGCTGACCACGCCCGAGTCGATCCGCGACTGGGTGCAGGCCTGCGAGCAGATCGGCGTGGACGAGGTGCTGCTCAACCCGACGATCGCCGACCTGGATCAGGTGGCTCGCCTGCGCGACGTGGTGTAG
- a CDS encoding WYL domain-containing protein: MRSPGERRAWIRYRAGRPDSESEREIDPYGVVYRVGRWYCVGYCHLRQEPRVFRLDRVLEASLRTETFTRPAGFDSLAYVVRFVGDAAQ, translated from the coding sequence GTGCGGAGCCCTGGAGAGCGACGCGCCTGGATCCGGTACCGGGCTGGCCGGCCGGACTCCGAGTCTGAGCGGGAGATCGATCCGTACGGCGTGGTGTACCGGGTCGGGCGTTGGTACTGCGTCGGGTACTGCCACCTGCGTCAGGAGCCGCGCGTCTTTCGGCTGGATCGCGTGCTGGAGGCCAGCCTGCGGACCGAGACGTTCACGCGCCCGGCCGGCTTCGACAGCCTCGCCTACGTGGTCCGCTTCGTTGGCGACGCTGCCCAGTGA
- a CDS encoding amidohydrolase family protein, with protein MALRGYRARWIIDGTGGPIHPGTVLVEDAWVVEVVRRGQLPSDAEIVDLGDAAILPGLIDAHVHLIWAGAAPNPEEIRARESVPMGTVRAVRHAADTLLGGTTTVRDVGCPNGVAFAVRDAVNAGVIPGPRILAAGAPLVMTGGHCHPMGVEVDGPYEARKAARQQLKEGADLLKMLATGGVYGLHHDEPWSPQLELDELQAAVAEARKAHRVAAIHAEGEQGIATAIEAGADTIEHGNQLTRELAEKMAKRGVFLVPTLAWFFNVAEATPGPTFNEEYVRKGRLMAEASARGIMLAKTAGVKIAAGTDTGAPLVPHNSVRREIELLVRLGLTPHEAIQSATRVAAEALRVDGQVGTLEQGKFADLIVVGGDPTADPHVLYDLRMVMKGGKIVQQSAGSGATGLATGQSAGP; from the coding sequence ATGGCGCTTCGTGGCTACCGCGCGCGATGGATCATCGACGGCACCGGCGGCCCGATCCACCCGGGGACGGTCCTGGTCGAGGACGCCTGGGTTGTGGAGGTGGTGCGGCGCGGGCAGTTGCCATCTGACGCGGAGATCGTCGATCTCGGAGACGCGGCCATCCTGCCGGGGCTGATCGACGCCCACGTGCACCTGATCTGGGCCGGCGCGGCGCCGAACCCCGAGGAGATCCGCGCCCGCGAGTCGGTCCCGATGGGCACGGTCCGGGCCGTTCGGCACGCCGCCGACACGCTGCTCGGCGGCACGACCACCGTCCGCGACGTTGGCTGCCCGAACGGCGTGGCCTTCGCCGTGCGCGACGCCGTCAACGCCGGTGTGATCCCCGGCCCGCGCATCCTGGCGGCCGGCGCTCCGCTGGTGATGACGGGCGGCCACTGTCATCCGATGGGTGTCGAGGTGGACGGCCCATACGAGGCGCGGAAGGCCGCCCGCCAGCAGCTCAAGGAGGGCGCAGACCTGCTCAAGATGCTGGCGACGGGCGGCGTCTACGGGCTGCACCACGACGAGCCGTGGTCGCCACAACTGGAGCTGGACGAGCTGCAGGCGGCGGTGGCCGAGGCCCGCAAGGCGCACCGGGTTGCCGCGATCCATGCCGAGGGCGAGCAGGGCATCGCGACGGCGATTGAGGCGGGAGCGGACACCATCGAGCACGGCAACCAGCTCACGCGCGAGCTGGCCGAGAAGATGGCGAAGCGCGGCGTGTTCCTGGTGCCGACGCTGGCCTGGTTCTTCAACGTCGCCGAAGCCACGCCCGGCCCGACCTTCAACGAGGAGTATGTCCGCAAGGGCCGGCTGATGGCCGAGGCCAGCGCACGCGGCATCATGCTGGCGAAGACGGCCGGCGTGAAGATCGCGGCCGGCACGGACACCGGCGCGCCGCTGGTGCCGCACAACTCGGTGCGGCGGGAGATCGAGCTGCTGGTCCGGCTCGGGCTGACGCCGCACGAGGCGATCCAGTCAGCGACCCGGGTCGCCGCCGAAGCGCTGCGGGTCGATGGGCAGGTCGGGACGCTCGAACAGGGCAAGTTCGCAGACCTGATCGTCGTGGGCGGCGACCCGACGGCCGATCCGCACGTCCTCTACGACCTCCGGATGGTGATGAAGGGCGGCAAGATCGTGCAGCAGTCGGCAGGAAGCGGCGCGACAGGTCTGGCAACTGGGCAGAGCGCCGGCCCGTAG
- a CDS encoding pyridoxamine 5'-phosphate oxidase family protein, protein MPEVVPLPEPTAQVPMLFGERATSALLPWAWAVERLTAARNYWVVTVRADSSPHARPLWCVWLEDGLWFTTGSQAVKSLRANPHVSVNLEDGSESLIVEGVAEAVRTASDLERFCAAYNAKYSHTAVPSGDEIADADGPIGPAFRVRPSKVYGWQADMGDPTRWTFPEAAPS, encoded by the coding sequence ATGCCTGAGGTTGTTCCGCTGCCCGAGCCGACGGCCCAGGTTCCGATGCTCTTCGGCGAGCGGGCGACGTCAGCCCTCCTGCCGTGGGCGTGGGCCGTCGAGCGGCTGACGGCCGCGCGCAACTACTGGGTCGTGACGGTGCGGGCGGACAGCAGCCCGCACGCCCGTCCGCTCTGGTGCGTCTGGCTGGAGGATGGCCTCTGGTTCACCACCGGCTCGCAGGCGGTCAAGAGCCTGCGAGCCAACCCGCACGTCAGCGTCAACCTGGAGGATGGCAGCGAGAGCCTGATCGTCGAGGGCGTCGCAGAGGCCGTGCGGACCGCTTCCGACCTGGAGCGGTTCTGCGCGGCGTACAACGCCAAGTACAGCCATACGGCTGTCCCAAGCGGCGACGAGATCGCGGACGCAGACGGGCCAATCGGGCCGGCCTTCCGGGTGCGGCCCAGCAAGGTCTACGGCTGGCAGGCTGACATGGGCGACCCGACGCGCTGGACGTTTCCGGAGGCAGCGCCGTCGTGA
- a CDS encoding endonuclease MutS2, translating into MVAARTSFSAGRELAMALQPSADAFVVERLQQTTEEARRLPTLKPGLTLGGAHDIRQSTMRADLGGVLQPLELLDIASTARVARLWRGTVLRLRDGLPRLANIANRLADLLRLEEEIGRCIEPGGEVRDEASAKLHQVRRDLRIGRDRMMSQLQSLLNSMRTSLQDAVITQRNGRYVLPVRSEERGRIKGIVHDQSASGQTLFIEPLPIVEAGNRIRALESEERHEVERILRELSNRVAIHRDELDGSVEALAELDLHLAKGRLGDDMNAVRPTLNELPRRSGKPIVRLFEARHPLLRGKVVPLTLELGGDFDVLVITGPNTGGKTVALKTVGLLSLMAQAGLQIPAGEGSEVAVFQRVFADIGDEQSIEQSLSTFSSHVTHIVQMLQPADHATLVLLDELGAGTDPQEGSALARAILLYLRDKGAFVMGTTHYSELKAFAHGTARVENASVEFDTRTLAPTYRLLVGVPGRSNALAIAGRLGVPPEVIEHARSLLSPEAVQTEELLAEVQRERRAAEAAKRDARREAAEADKLRRRLRDEVRRTEQERAEILRQARQESEQMLAELRREADRRLRDLTASGGERRRLREAADAVRALEVPIRPIPPPMAAPPEEDVPVEVGPADVRVGSEVVVPRIGMAATIVHLEPNGDAELNVRGMRVRVKAAELRDARAATRKDRQESQREAPSVLVRDSSAPVAPSLQLDLRGLRRDEAAEALDRYLNDAYLAGLRSVRIVHGKGSGAVRAAVREQLRGHALVSRFEQADQREGGDGATEVTIAS; encoded by the coding sequence ATGGTGGCGGCGCGCACCTCGTTCTCGGCGGGGCGCGAGCTTGCCATGGCCCTCCAGCCGTCCGCCGATGCCTTTGTGGTGGAGCGCTTGCAGCAGACCACCGAGGAGGCCCGCCGCCTCCCGACCCTCAAGCCCGGGCTGACGCTCGGCGGCGCGCACGACATCCGCCAGTCCACCATGCGGGCCGATCTCGGCGGCGTGTTGCAGCCGCTGGAGCTGCTGGATATCGCCTCGACGGCGCGCGTCGCCCGACTCTGGCGCGGCACGGTGCTGCGGCTGCGGGACGGCCTCCCGAGGCTCGCCAACATCGCCAACCGGCTGGCCGACCTGCTCCGGCTCGAAGAGGAGATCGGCCGGTGCATCGAGCCGGGCGGCGAGGTTCGCGACGAGGCCAGCGCCAAGCTGCACCAGGTGCGGCGCGATCTCAGGATCGGCCGCGACCGCATGATGAGCCAGCTGCAGTCGCTGCTGAACAGCATGCGGACCTCGTTGCAGGACGCCGTCATCACCCAGCGGAACGGGCGCTACGTGCTGCCGGTGCGTTCCGAGGAGCGGGGCCGGATCAAGGGCATCGTCCACGATCAGTCGGCCAGCGGCCAGACGCTCTTTATCGAGCCGCTGCCGATCGTCGAGGCCGGCAACCGCATCCGCGCGCTCGAATCGGAGGAGCGGCACGAGGTCGAGCGGATACTCCGCGAGCTGAGCAATCGGGTGGCGATCCACCGCGACGAGCTTGACGGCTCGGTCGAGGCGCTGGCCGAGCTGGATCTCCATCTCGCGAAGGGGCGGCTCGGCGACGACATGAACGCCGTCCGCCCGACCCTCAACGAGCTGCCTCGACGCTCCGGCAAGCCCATCGTGCGGCTGTTCGAGGCGCGGCACCCGCTGCTGCGTGGCAAGGTCGTGCCGCTGACGCTGGAGCTGGGCGGTGACTTCGACGTGCTGGTGATCACCGGCCCCAACACCGGCGGCAAGACCGTCGCGCTGAAGACGGTCGGGCTGCTCTCGCTGATGGCCCAGGCCGGGCTGCAGATCCCGGCCGGCGAAGGCTCCGAGGTCGCCGTCTTCCAGCGGGTCTTCGCGGACATCGGCGACGAGCAGAGCATCGAGCAGAGCCTCTCGACGTTCTCCTCGCACGTCACGCACATCGTCCAGATGCTCCAGCCGGCTGACCATGCCACCCTGGTGCTGCTGGACGAGCTTGGCGCGGGGACCGATCCGCAGGAAGGCTCGGCGCTGGCCCGCGCGATCCTGCTCTATCTCCGAGACAAGGGCGCGTTCGTGATGGGCACGACCCACTACTCGGAGCTGAAGGCATTCGCGCACGGGACGGCCCGCGTCGAGAACGCCTCCGTCGAGTTCGACACCCGTACGTTGGCCCCGACGTACCGGCTGCTGGTCGGCGTGCCCGGGCGCAGCAACGCTCTGGCGATCGCCGGACGGCTGGGCGTGCCGCCGGAAGTGATCGAGCATGCCCGGTCGCTGCTCAGTCCGGAGGCCGTCCAGACCGAGGAGCTGCTGGCCGAGGTCCAGCGGGAGCGGCGGGCAGCCGAGGCGGCCAAGCGCGACGCCCGCCGCGAGGCGGCCGAGGCCGACAAGCTGCGGCGTCGGTTGCGCGACGAGGTCCGTCGGACCGAGCAGGAGCGGGCCGAGATCCTGCGGCAGGCCCGGCAGGAGTCCGAGCAGATGCTGGCCGAGCTGCGCCGCGAGGCCGACCGTCGCCTGCGCGACCTGACGGCTTCGGGGGGAGAGCGCCGACGGCTGCGCGAGGCGGCCGACGCTGTGCGTGCGCTCGAAGTGCCGATCCGCCCGATCCCGCCGCCGATGGCCGCGCCGCCCGAAGAGGATGTGCCCGTCGAGGTCGGGCCGGCTGATGTCAGGGTCGGCTCGGAGGTCGTGGTCCCGCGCATCGGGATGGCCGCCACGATCGTGCACCTGGAGCCGAACGGCGACGCCGAATTGAACGTGCGCGGCATGCGGGTCCGCGTCAAGGCCGCCGAGCTACGGGACGCCCGCGCCGCCACCCGGAAGGATCGGCAGGAGTCGCAGCGTGAGGCCCCCTCCGTGCTGGTGCGGGACAGCAGCGCACCGGTCGCGCCGTCGTTGCAGCTCGATCTGCGCGGACTGCGGCGCGACGAGGCGGCCGAGGCGCTCGACCGCTACCTGAACGACGCTTACCTGGCCGGGCTGCGCTCGGTCAGGATCGTGCATGGGAAGGGGAGCGGGGCGGTGCGGGCGGCCGTCCGCGAGCAACTGCGGGGGCACGCGCTGGTCTCCCGCTTCGAGCAGGCCGACCAGCGCGAGGGCGGCGACGGCGCAACCGAAGTCACGATCGCGTCGTGA